The Symphalangus syndactylus isolate Jambi chromosome 8, NHGRI_mSymSyn1-v2.1_pri, whole genome shotgun sequence genome includes a window with the following:
- the NDRG2 gene encoding protein NDRG2 isoform X3: MAELQEVQITEEKPLLPGQTPEAAKTHSVETPYGSVTFTVYGTPKPKRPAILTYHDVGLNYKSCFQPLFQFEDMQEIIQNFVRVHVDAPGMEEGAPVFPLGYQYPSLDQLADMIPCVLQYLNFSTIIGVGVGAGAYILARYALNHPDTVEGLVLINIDPNAKGWMDWAAHKLTGLTSSIPEMILGHLFSQEELSGNSELIQKYRNIITHAPNLDNIELYWNSYNNRRDLNFERGGDITLKCPVMLVVGDQAPHEDAVVECNSKLDPTQTSFLKMADSGGQPQLTQPGKLTEAFKYFLQGMGYMASSCMTRLSRSRTASLTSAASVDGNRSRSRTLSQSSESGTLSSGPPGHTMEVSC, from the exons ATGGCGGAGCTGCAGGAGGTGCAGATCACAGAGGAGAAGCCACTGTTGCCAGGACAGACGCCTGAGGCGGCCAAG ACTCACTCTGTGGAGACACCATACGGCTCTGTCACTTTCACTGTCTATGGCACCCCCAAACCCAAACGCCCAGCGATCCTTACCTACCACGATGTGGGACTCAACT ATAAATCTTGCTTCCAGCCACTGTTTCAGTTCGAGGACATGCAGGAAATCATTCAGAACTTCGTGCGGGTTCATGTGGATGCCCCTGGAATGGAAGAGGGAGCCCCTGTGTTCCCTTTGGG ATATCAATACCCATCTCTGGACCAGCTTGCAGACATGATCCCTTGCGTCTTGCAGTACCTAAA TTTCTCTACAATAATTGGAGTTGGTGTTGGAGCTGGAGCTTACATCCTGGCGAGATATGCT CTTAACCACCCGGACACAGTTGAAGGTCTTGTCCTCATCAACATTGATCCCAACGCCAAGGGTTGGATGGATTGGGCAGCCCACAAG CTAACCGGCCTCACCTCTTCCATTCCGGAGATGATCCTTGGACATCTTTTCAGCCAG GAAGAGCTCTCTGGAAATTCTGAGTTGATACAAAAGTACAGAAATATCATTACACATGCACCCAACCTGGATAACATTGAGTTGTACTGGAACAGCTACAACAA CCGCCGAGACCTGAACTTTGAGCGTGGAGGTGATATCACCCTCAA GTGTCCTGTGATGCTGGTGGTAGGAGACCAAGCACCTCATGAAGATGCAGTG GTGGAATGTAACTCAAAACTGGACCCCACCCAGACCTCGTTCCTCAAG ATGGCTGACTCCGGAGGTCAGCCCCAGCTGACTCAG CCAGGCAAGCTGACCGAGGCCTTCAAGTACTTCCTGCAAGGCATGGGCTACA TGGCCTCATCCTGCATGACTCGCCTGTCCCGGTCTCGTACAGCCTCTCTGACCAGTGCAGCATCTGTTGATGGCAACCGGTCCCGCTCTCGCACCCTGTCCCAGAGCAGCGAGTCTGGAACTCTTTCTTCGGGGCCCCCAGGGCACACCATGGAGGTCTCCTGTTGA
- the NDRG2 gene encoding protein NDRG2 isoform X4, with the protein MAPPNPNAQRSLPTTMWDSTPLFQFEDMQEIIQNFVRVHVDAPGMEEGAPVFPLGYQYPSLDQLADMIPCVLQYLNFSTIIGVGVGAGAYILARYALNHPDTVEGLVLINIDPNAKGWMDWAAHKLTGLTSSIPEMILGHLFSQEELSGNSELIQKYRNIITHAPNLDNIELYWNSYNNRRDLNFERGGDITLKCPVMLVVGDQAPHEDAVVECNSKLDPTQTSFLKMADSGGQPQLTQPGKLTEAFKYFLQGMGYMASSCMTRLSRSRTASLTSAASVDGNRSRSRTLSQSSESGTLSSGPPGHTMEVSC; encoded by the exons ATGGCACCCCCAAACCCAAACGCCCAGCGATCCTTACCTACCACGATGTGGGACTCAACT CCACTGTTTCAGTTCGAGGACATGCAGGAAATCATTCAGAACTTCGTGCGGGTTCATGTGGATGCCCCTGGAATGGAAGAGGGAGCCCCTGTGTTCCCTTTGGG ATATCAATACCCATCTCTGGACCAGCTTGCAGACATGATCCCTTGCGTCTTGCAGTACCTAAA TTTCTCTACAATAATTGGAGTTGGTGTTGGAGCTGGAGCTTACATCCTGGCGAGATATGCT CTTAACCACCCGGACACAGTTGAAGGTCTTGTCCTCATCAACATTGATCCCAACGCCAAGGGTTGGATGGATTGGGCAGCCCACAAG CTAACCGGCCTCACCTCTTCCATTCCGGAGATGATCCTTGGACATCTTTTCAGCCAG GAAGAGCTCTCTGGAAATTCTGAGTTGATACAAAAGTACAGAAATATCATTACACATGCACCCAACCTGGATAACATTGAGTTGTACTGGAACAGCTACAACAA CCGCCGAGACCTGAACTTTGAGCGTGGAGGTGATATCACCCTCAA GTGTCCTGTGATGCTGGTGGTAGGAGACCAAGCACCTCATGAAGATGCAGTG GTGGAATGTAACTCAAAACTGGACCCCACCCAGACCTCGTTCCTCAAG ATGGCTGACTCCGGAGGTCAGCCCCAGCTGACTCAG CCAGGCAAGCTGACCGAGGCCTTCAAGTACTTCCTGCAAGGCATGGGCTACA TGGCCTCATCCTGCATGACTCGCCTGTCCCGGTCTCGTACAGCCTCTCTGACCAGTGCAGCATCTGTTGATGGCAACCGGTCCCGCTCTCGCACCCTGTCCCAGAGCAGCGAGTCTGGAACTCTTTCTTCGGGGCCCCCAGGGCACACCATGGAGGTCTCCTGTTGA
- the NDRG2 gene encoding protein NDRG2 isoform X5 — protein MAELQEVQITEEKPLLPGQTPEAAKEAELAARILLDQGQTHSVETPYGSVTFTVYGTPKPKRPAILTYHDVGLNYKSCFQPLFQFEDMQEIIQNFVRVHVDAPGMEEGAPVFPLGYQYPSLDQLADMIPCVLQYLNFSTIIGVGVGAGAYILARYALNHPDTVEGLVLINIDPNAKGWMDWAAHKLTGLTSSIPEMILGHLFSQEELSGNSELIQKYRNIITHAPNLDNIELYWNSYNNRRDLNFERGGDITLKCPVMLVVGDQAPHEDAVGDQLWGTKNLIPASCLLQVECNSKLDPTQTSFLKMADSGGQPQLTQPGKLTEAFKYFLQGMGYMASSCMTRLSRSRTASLTSAASVDGNRSRSRTLSQSSESGTLSSGPPGHTMEVSC, from the exons ATGGCGGAGCTGCAGGAGGTGCAGATCACAGAGGAGAAGCCACTGTTGCCAGGACAGACGCCTGAGGCGGCCAAG GAGGCTGAGTTAGCTGCCCGAATCCTCCTGGACCAGGGACAG ACTCACTCTGTGGAGACACCATACGGCTCTGTCACTTTCACTGTCTATGGCACCCCCAAACCCAAACGCCCAGCGATCCTTACCTACCACGATGTGGGACTCAACT ATAAATCTTGCTTCCAGCCACTGTTTCAGTTCGAGGACATGCAGGAAATCATTCAGAACTTCGTGCGGGTTCATGTGGATGCCCCTGGAATGGAAGAGGGAGCCCCTGTGTTCCCTTTGGG ATATCAATACCCATCTCTGGACCAGCTTGCAGACATGATCCCTTGCGTCTTGCAGTACCTAAA TTTCTCTACAATAATTGGAGTTGGTGTTGGAGCTGGAGCTTACATCCTGGCGAGATATGCT CTTAACCACCCGGACACAGTTGAAGGTCTTGTCCTCATCAACATTGATCCCAACGCCAAGGGTTGGATGGATTGGGCAGCCCACAAG CTAACCGGCCTCACCTCTTCCATTCCGGAGATGATCCTTGGACATCTTTTCAGCCAG GAAGAGCTCTCTGGAAATTCTGAGTTGATACAAAAGTACAGAAATATCATTACACATGCACCCAACCTGGATAACATTGAGTTGTACTGGAACAGCTACAACAA CCGCCGAGACCTGAACTTTGAGCGTGGAGGTGATATCACCCTCAA GTGTCCTGTGATGCTGGTGGTAGGAGACCAAGCACCTCATGAAGATGCAGTG GGAGATCAACTTTGGGGCACTAAGAATTTGATTCCTG CCTCCTGCTTACTCCAGGTGGAATGTAACTCAAAACTGGACCCCACCCAGACCTCGTTCCTCAAG ATGGCTGACTCCGGAGGTCAGCCCCAGCTGACTCAG CCAGGCAAGCTGACCGAGGCCTTCAAGTACTTCCTGCAAGGCATGGGCTACA TGGCCTCATCCTGCATGACTCGCCTGTCCCGGTCTCGTACAGCCTCTCTGACCAGTGCAGCATCTGTTGATGGCAACCGGTCCCGCTCTCGCACCCTGTCCCAGAGCAGCGAGTCTGGAACTCTTTCTTCGGGGCCCCCAGGGCACACCATGGAGGTCTCCTGTTGA
- the NDRG2 gene encoding protein NDRG2 isoform X2 — MAELQEVQITEEKPLLPGQTPEAAKEAELAARILLDQGQTHSVETPYGSVTFTVYGTPKPKRPAILTYHDVGLNYKSCFQPLFQFEDMQEIIQNFVRVHVDAPGMEEGAPVFPLGYQYPSLDQLADMIPCVLQYLNFSTIIGVGVGAGAYILARYALNHPDTVEGLVLINIDPNAKGWMDWAAHKLTGLTSSIPEMILGHLFSQEELSGNSELIQKYRNIITHAPNLDNIELYWNSYNNRRDLNFERGGDITLKCPVMLVVECNSKLDPTQTSFLKMADSGGQPQLTQPGKLTEAFKYFLQGMGYMASSCMTRLSRSRTASLTSAASVDGNRSRSRTLSQSSESGTLSSGPPGHTMEVSC, encoded by the exons ATGGCGGAGCTGCAGGAGGTGCAGATCACAGAGGAGAAGCCACTGTTGCCAGGACAGACGCCTGAGGCGGCCAAG GAGGCTGAGTTAGCTGCCCGAATCCTCCTGGACCAGGGACAG ACTCACTCTGTGGAGACACCATACGGCTCTGTCACTTTCACTGTCTATGGCACCCCCAAACCCAAACGCCCAGCGATCCTTACCTACCACGATGTGGGACTCAACT ATAAATCTTGCTTCCAGCCACTGTTTCAGTTCGAGGACATGCAGGAAATCATTCAGAACTTCGTGCGGGTTCATGTGGATGCCCCTGGAATGGAAGAGGGAGCCCCTGTGTTCCCTTTGGG ATATCAATACCCATCTCTGGACCAGCTTGCAGACATGATCCCTTGCGTCTTGCAGTACCTAAA TTTCTCTACAATAATTGGAGTTGGTGTTGGAGCTGGAGCTTACATCCTGGCGAGATATGCT CTTAACCACCCGGACACAGTTGAAGGTCTTGTCCTCATCAACATTGATCCCAACGCCAAGGGTTGGATGGATTGGGCAGCCCACAAG CTAACCGGCCTCACCTCTTCCATTCCGGAGATGATCCTTGGACATCTTTTCAGCCAG GAAGAGCTCTCTGGAAATTCTGAGTTGATACAAAAGTACAGAAATATCATTACACATGCACCCAACCTGGATAACATTGAGTTGTACTGGAACAGCTACAACAA CCGCCGAGACCTGAACTTTGAGCGTGGAGGTGATATCACCCTCAA GTGTCCTGTGATGCTGGTG GTGGAATGTAACTCAAAACTGGACCCCACCCAGACCTCGTTCCTCAAG ATGGCTGACTCCGGAGGTCAGCCCCAGCTGACTCAG CCAGGCAAGCTGACCGAGGCCTTCAAGTACTTCCTGCAAGGCATGGGCTACA TGGCCTCATCCTGCATGACTCGCCTGTCCCGGTCTCGTACAGCCTCTCTGACCAGTGCAGCATCTGTTGATGGCAACCGGTCCCGCTCTCGCACCCTGTCCCAGAGCAGCGAGTCTGGAACTCTTTCTTCGGGGCCCCCAGGGCACACCATGGAGGTCTCCTGTTGA
- the NDRG2 gene encoding protein NDRG2 isoform X1, with translation MAELQEVQITEEKPLLPGQTPEAAKEAELAARILLDQGQTHSVETPYGSVTFTVYGTPKPKRPAILTYHDVGLNYKSCFQPLFQFEDMQEIIQNFVRVHVDAPGMEEGAPVFPLGYQYPSLDQLADMIPCVLQYLNFSTIIGVGVGAGAYILARYALNHPDTVEGLVLINIDPNAKGWMDWAAHKLTGLTSSIPEMILGHLFSQEELSGNSELIQKYRNIITHAPNLDNIELYWNSYNNRRDLNFERGGDITLKCPVMLVVGDQAPHEDAVVECNSKLDPTQTSFLKMADSGGQPQLTQPGKLTEAFKYFLQGMGYMASSCMTRLSRSRTASLTSAASVDGNRSRSRTLSQSSESGTLSSGPPGHTMEVSC, from the exons ATGGCGGAGCTGCAGGAGGTGCAGATCACAGAGGAGAAGCCACTGTTGCCAGGACAGACGCCTGAGGCGGCCAAG GAGGCTGAGTTAGCTGCCCGAATCCTCCTGGACCAGGGACAG ACTCACTCTGTGGAGACACCATACGGCTCTGTCACTTTCACTGTCTATGGCACCCCCAAACCCAAACGCCCAGCGATCCTTACCTACCACGATGTGGGACTCAACT ATAAATCTTGCTTCCAGCCACTGTTTCAGTTCGAGGACATGCAGGAAATCATTCAGAACTTCGTGCGGGTTCATGTGGATGCCCCTGGAATGGAAGAGGGAGCCCCTGTGTTCCCTTTGGG ATATCAATACCCATCTCTGGACCAGCTTGCAGACATGATCCCTTGCGTCTTGCAGTACCTAAA TTTCTCTACAATAATTGGAGTTGGTGTTGGAGCTGGAGCTTACATCCTGGCGAGATATGCT CTTAACCACCCGGACACAGTTGAAGGTCTTGTCCTCATCAACATTGATCCCAACGCCAAGGGTTGGATGGATTGGGCAGCCCACAAG CTAACCGGCCTCACCTCTTCCATTCCGGAGATGATCCTTGGACATCTTTTCAGCCAG GAAGAGCTCTCTGGAAATTCTGAGTTGATACAAAAGTACAGAAATATCATTACACATGCACCCAACCTGGATAACATTGAGTTGTACTGGAACAGCTACAACAA CCGCCGAGACCTGAACTTTGAGCGTGGAGGTGATATCACCCTCAA GTGTCCTGTGATGCTGGTGGTAGGAGACCAAGCACCTCATGAAGATGCAGTG GTGGAATGTAACTCAAAACTGGACCCCACCCAGACCTCGTTCCTCAAG ATGGCTGACTCCGGAGGTCAGCCCCAGCTGACTCAG CCAGGCAAGCTGACCGAGGCCTTCAAGTACTTCCTGCAAGGCATGGGCTACA TGGCCTCATCCTGCATGACTCGCCTGTCCCGGTCTCGTACAGCCTCTCTGACCAGTGCAGCATCTGTTGATGGCAACCGGTCCCGCTCTCGCACCCTGTCCCAGAGCAGCGAGTCTGGAACTCTTTCTTCGGGGCCCCCAGGGCACACCATGGAGGTCTCCTGTTGA
- the TPPP2 gene encoding tubulin polymerization-promoting protein family member 2 — protein MASEAEKTFHRFAAFGESSSSGTEMNNKNFSKLCKDCGIMDGKTVTSTGVDIVFSKVKAKNARTITFQQFKEGVKELGQKCFKGKSPDEVLENIYGLMEGKDPATTGTTKATTAGAVDRLTDTSKYTGTHKERFDESGKGKGIAGREEMTDNTGYVSGYKGSGTYDKKIK, from the exons ATGGCATCAGAGGCAGAAAAAACATTCCATCGGTTTGCTGCCTTTGGAGAATCATCAAGCAGTGGCACTGAAATGAACAACAAGAACTTCTCCAAGCTGTGCAAAGACTGTGGCATCATGGATGGCAAGACAGTCACCTCCACAGGTGTGGACATCGTGTTCAGCAAAGTCAA GGCCAAGAACGCCCGAACCATCACGTTTCAACAGTTCAAAGAGGGAGTGAAGGAACTGGGCCAGAAGTGTTTCAAAGGGAAGAGTCCAGATGAAGTCCTGGAGAACATTTATGGACTCATGGAGGGCAAGGACCCAGCCACCACTGGCACTACT AAAGCAACAACAGCGGGTGCAGTGGACCGTTTGACAGACACCAGCAAGTACACCGGCACCCACAAGGAGCGCTTTGATGAGAGTGGCAAGGGCAAGGGCATTGCGGGACGGGAAGAGATGACTGACAACACAGGCTATGTGAGTGGTTACAAGGGTTCTGGCACCTATGATAAGAAGATCAAGTAG